From Mycolicibacterium cosmeticum, a single genomic window includes:
- the miaB gene encoding tRNA (N6-isopentenyl adenosine(37)-C2)-methylthiotransferase MiaB: MMAREDEASTGADARPRTYQVRTYGCQMNVHDSERLAGLLDAAGYVRAADGTDADIVVFNTCAVRENADNKLYGNLSHLAPRRSADPNMQIAVGGCLAQKDRDAVLTKAPWVDVVFGTHNIGSLPVLLERARHQRVAQVEIAEALQEFPSALPASRESAYAAWVSISVGCNNTCTFCIVPSLRGKEVDRRPGDILAEVQTLVDQGVLEITLLGQNVNAYGVSFADQDIPRNRGAFADLLRACGRIDGLERVRFTSPHPAEFTDDVIEAMAATPNVCPTLHMPLQSGSDRILKAMRRSYRAERYLGIIDRVRAAIPHAAITTDIIVGFPGETEEDFQATLDVVRQARFAGAFTFQYSKRPGTPAAELPDQLPKAVVTERYQRLIALQEEISWQENKAQIGSTVEVLVAAGEGRKDAATARMSGRARDGRLVHFAPGQADIRPGDVVTTVITGAAPHHLTADGAVRSHRRTRAGDAHAAGQRPVTGVGLGMPGVGAPPAAAATSGCAR; encoded by the coding sequence ATGATGGCGCGCGAGGACGAGGCGTCCACCGGCGCCGACGCGCGCCCACGCACCTACCAGGTGCGCACCTACGGCTGCCAGATGAACGTGCACGATTCCGAGCGCCTGGCCGGACTGCTCGACGCCGCCGGGTATGTCCGCGCCGCGGACGGTACCGACGCCGACATCGTGGTGTTCAACACCTGCGCGGTGCGCGAGAACGCCGACAACAAGCTCTACGGCAACCTCAGCCATCTGGCGCCGCGGCGCAGCGCCGACCCGAACATGCAGATCGCCGTCGGCGGGTGCCTGGCGCAGAAGGACCGCGACGCAGTGCTGACCAAGGCGCCCTGGGTGGACGTGGTGTTCGGCACCCACAACATCGGCTCGCTGCCGGTGCTGCTGGAACGCGCCCGCCATCAGCGGGTGGCGCAGGTGGAGATCGCCGAGGCGCTGCAGGAGTTTCCGTCGGCGCTGCCGGCATCACGCGAATCCGCTTACGCGGCATGGGTTTCCATTTCGGTGGGCTGCAACAACACGTGCACGTTCTGCATCGTCCCGTCGCTGCGCGGCAAGGAGGTGGACCGCAGGCCCGGCGACATCCTGGCCGAGGTGCAGACCCTCGTCGACCAGGGTGTGCTCGAGATCACCCTGCTGGGGCAGAACGTCAACGCCTACGGCGTGTCGTTCGCCGACCAGGACATCCCGCGCAACCGCGGTGCCTTCGCCGACCTGCTGCGCGCCTGCGGGCGCATCGACGGGCTGGAACGCGTGCGGTTCACCTCACCGCATCCGGCCGAGTTCACCGACGACGTGATCGAGGCGATGGCGGCCACCCCGAATGTGTGCCCGACGCTGCACATGCCGCTGCAGTCGGGCTCCGACCGGATTCTCAAGGCGATGCGCCGGTCCTATCGGGCCGAGCGTTACCTGGGCATCATCGACCGGGTGCGGGCCGCGATCCCGCACGCCGCGATCACCACCGACATCATCGTCGGCTTCCCGGGGGAGACCGAGGAGGATTTCCAGGCCACCCTGGATGTGGTGCGCCAGGCCCGGTTCGCCGGCGCGTTCACCTTCCAGTACTCCAAACGGCCCGGCACGCCGGCCGCCGAGCTGCCCGATCAGCTGCCGAAAGCCGTTGTCACCGAACGGTATCAACGCCTGATCGCCCTGCAGGAGGAGATCTCCTGGCAGGAGAACAAGGCGCAGATCGGTAGCACCGTCGAGGTCCTGGTGGCCGCCGGCGAGGGCCGCAAGGACGCCGCCACCGCGCGGATGTCCGGGCGCGCCCGCGACGGCCGACTGGTGCACTTCGCCCCGGGGCAGGCCGACATCCGTCCCGGTGACGTCGTCACCACCGTGATCACCGGTGCCGCGCCGCATCACCTGACGGCAGACGGTGCCGTGCGCAGCCACCGCCGCACCCGGGCCGGTGATGCGCATGCCGCCGGGCAGCGCCCGGTGACCGGTGTCGGCCTGGGCATGCCGGGCGTCGGCGCGCCCCCCGCGGCTGCGGCCACGTCGGGATGTGCCCGATGA
- a CDS encoding Rv2732c family membrane protein, whose amino-acid sequence MSDKDFEAYKGDIEAAERRVAAEIDPGARAVVVAVLVLVVALSFVLPHMGSTRGLDVLVGDQTAISDGVALPSRVFVWLALVFGVGFSILALLTRRWTLAWIALAGTAVACPAGMLAVWSRQTATHGHPGPGIGLIIGWIAVILLAYNWARVVWSRTAVQLAAEEQRRRALAQRQSKGLLDDLGDEAGDD is encoded by the coding sequence ATGAGCGACAAGGATTTCGAGGCTTACAAGGGCGATATCGAGGCCGCCGAGCGGCGCGTCGCCGCCGAGATCGACCCCGGCGCCCGCGCGGTGGTGGTCGCCGTGCTGGTGTTGGTGGTGGCGCTGTCCTTCGTGCTGCCGCATATGGGCTCCACCCGTGGGCTGGACGTGCTGGTCGGCGACCAGACCGCCATCAGCGACGGCGTCGCCCTGCCGTCGCGGGTGTTCGTCTGGCTCGCACTGGTTTTCGGCGTGGGCTTCTCCATCTTGGCGCTGTTGACCCGGCGCTGGACGCTGGCCTGGATCGCGCTGGCGGGCACCGCGGTGGCCTGCCCGGCCGGCATGTTGGCGGTCTGGTCGCGCCAGACCGCCACCCACGGCCACCCCGGTCCCGGGATCGGGCTGATCATCGGCTGGATCGCGGTGATCCTGCTGGCCTACAACTGGGCGCGGGTGGTGTGGTCACGCACCGCGGTGCAGTTGGCCGCCGAGGAACAGCGCCGTCGCGCCCTCGCCCAGCGCCAGAGCAAGGGCCTGCTCGACGATCTCGGCGACGAAGCGGGCGACGACTAG